AATGAGGAAGCAAGGGAATTGACTGTGTCGGTTACCGAAAATACCACGCGGGCGTCAAATCGCTTACTCTGTTACGCAGAGATATGCGACTTTTTACTATAAGATTGTATTATTATAGACATTCTTCCTCTATTAGTAATTGTATAgtgatatatttatttttctggtATCCAATTTTGATTTCTGTTGACTTTCTCAACCCTAGCGACCGTTCCCCATTCTTTCAGGCAAGAATTGTATCAACAATATTCGACACACCTGCCCACCAAATCTTGAATAATCCATCGCGAATATCGCAACGGTTGGCAGCCAAAACCACCTACTTTCTGGTGAAGTTTTTCACTGCACTTTTTGTCGCGCGGCCAGCTCTGTGTGCATGCCAGAGAGTGATCGATTATTCAACACCGGACAATGACAACAGTCTGTGCTTTGGTACGATTGGTTCGAGCTGGCTGAAAATGGTAGGACAATTTGCGACACCACGCTTATAAAATTCCCTATCCCCGGCACTATCCGGAGTCAGTTGAAAAATGGCCTTCGAGCGTTGAAGGCAATCGGCAGTGTAGCTAGGTAACGGTAGCTGGTGGAATCTAAAGCAGTTTTTGAGCGGACATTAAAGCTGCCCGTGAATACCAATCGTTCGCGATCTTGTAGTAATGGCTTCTGCCACAAGTGTACGGTCCTTTTCGGGACAGGAGTGGTTTGCGACAGTGTTTCTGCTAATTGTGCTTAGCAGCAGTGGTGTGCAGTGTTTCGAACGTTTCTCCCCCATCAATGAGCTTCTGTTATCCGAGTTTGAGTACGACACCAATATCGATCGCGATCTGTTGCCACTAGATGAACGATCGTACTTTTCTTACGATGAGCCGCACGAGCCAACGTTTCACACCGACTACAATCTGGCTAATCTGAAGCCGATTTCACCAACGCCTGGATTTACGCTCGATCCTTCCTACATATCGCCCGAGGATATCGTTCCGGCCCGTGCCAAACGAGCCAATCTAAGGGAAAGAAGGAAACCATCGATGCACCGCAAACGCGAGCAGGAAAAGGAACTGGTCTCCGATGAGCACGAGGAAGATCTGGAAGAAGATGATGCGTACGAAAAGGCCAGCGAGCCAGAGAGTACGGACGTGGACGATTATGCCGCACGGTACGAGCAGTTTATTGCGAAACATTTCGAAGATTTGGAAAGCAAGCGGAAAAAGTCCGCTCCGCAGCGTAAAGCACCTAAGCCGACCGACAaagaggacgacgacgacgacgacgacggcgaggaggaagaagagcaGGACGGTGATTACCGGTTTGATCGGGGCGACTACTCCTCCTCGGAGGACTACGAGCGAATAAAGGCAGAGTCTGAGGAGCAAAGCCGGCGGTTGGCGAAGGACCCCAGGAACTGCCGCACGTACGAGAAGGACGGTATGGTGTGTAGCGTGTGTCACGATCCGGCCAGCGACAGTGCGTCGGAGAGCTGTGCGTACGCTACCGAGCCCCACCATCGCAAGTATGCGTACGTGAAGGAGCGAAACTACGACAGCAAGAAGGATGCCGATCCGAACCGTGGAAAGGCAGAagtggacgaggaggaggaggaggagggggacGGTGATGAGGAGCCGGAGCACGCCGGTGCCGAAACACGCCCCGAGCGGCAGACAGATGGTGCGGGAGACGGGGTTGCAGGTTCCGCCGTACCCACCACACCCTCCAGACGGTGGCTCCCGGCGCATCCACTGCGCAAGCCGACCCTGCGCTCGAAACCGCACCAGTCGGCGACCAACGGTGGCGGGTATCGCTACCAGCCGACCGATCTTCGCTCGAACCGGGCCAGCATGAAGCTGAAACTAGCAGAGGGCAGTGGGCCAGCTGCCGAGGATGCCAACATTTACGTGATGAACTA
This is a stretch of genomic DNA from Anopheles merus strain MAF chromosome 2R, AmerM5.1, whole genome shotgun sequence. It encodes these proteins:
- the LOC121590608 gene encoding myb-like protein V, giving the protein MASATSVRSFSGQEWFATVFLLIVLSSSGVQCFERFSPINELLLSEFEYDTNIDRDLLPLDERSYFSYDEPHEPTFHTDYNLANLKPISPTPGFTLDPSYISPEDIVPARAKRANLRERRKPSMHRKREQEKELVSDEHEEDLEEDDAYEKASEPESTDVDDYAARYEQFIAKHFEDLESKRKKSAPQRKAPKPTDKEDDDDDDDGEEEEEQDGDYRFDRGDYSSSEDYERIKAESEEQSRRLAKDPRNCRTYEKDGMVCSVCHDPASDSASESCAYATEPHHRKYAYVKERNYDSKKDADPNRGKAEVDEEEEEEGDGDEEPEHAGAETRPERQTDGAGDGVAGSAVPTTPSRRWLPAHPLRKPTLRSKPHQSATNGGGYRYQPTDLRSNRASMKLKLAEGSGPAAEDANIYVMNYDNEPEEVARVLAEFKARDWSNCRTESRPIASEPVRPPPSMTGKLQLQRQAHKRKKVVALSRKELAALEPSATSAAGGGPVKEKQTVKRTVSFRSFITGSGRGAPGSSSSAYVAHAGSDGDERVIHYEHHISHEVP